CAAGATGGCGTTAACGGTGAGAAGAACAACGCTGGATCCGGCGATGACGCCGATAACCAACCCTGTAGTTCCCAACACCTTCCCGAACACAGGCCACTCGATCTTCTCAATCTCTTCCGCCACCCCTCCCAACAAACCCCCATCTCTGTCcttgctctcttctctctccctcatgGCTTTTCTGATCTGCGATCCCAGCTCCGAAGCCGATTCGGGTTCTTCTGGGGGATTTTGTTGCTGCGTGGTTGTGGTTTCGGAAGACGACTCCTCCTTTTTGTCGTCTTGGCGACCTCCTCCTTCGATGGCGTTGATGACGAACCGGTTAGCCCAGATCCTTCTGCTTCTGAGGAATGGGGAGGGGTTGAAATGGGGAGGGGGTGGAGATTGATGACTGAGATTGAGAGTGAGGGGTGTGGGTTTTTGGGTAGCTGCGGGAGATGCTATCGGGAAACGAAGGGATAGGGGAAGCGCCAT
This genomic stretch from Malania oleifera isolate guangnan ecotype guangnan chromosome 3, ASM2987363v1, whole genome shotgun sequence harbors:
- the LOC131150646 gene encoding preprotein translocase subunit SECE1; translation: MALPLSLRFPIASPAATQKPTPLTLNLSHQSPPPPHFNPSPFLRSRRIWANRFVINAIEGGGRQDDKKEESSSETTTTQQQNPPEEPESASELGSQIRKAMREREESKDRDGGLLGGVAEEIEKIEWPVFGKVLGTTGLVIGVIAGSSVVLLTVNAILAELSDRVFAGRGVQDFFGP